The Acidobacteriota bacterium genome window below encodes:
- a CDS encoding CHAT domain-containing protein, which produces MRKYARDNLGKRLLEIEKHLRKEISAAETEAESSRELRESLEFALKAATYESAREVASVLNPVYGITDNPLTPNDPRRVKRDIKIAIKRAARKLERPVLAKLRSHGVTERPQQAYFPRMIALILEEAETFSRRRDQGIDVKPREKANMIPANTTDLSILFLAANPDQTSRLQLDEEARLILKRIRSGSHRDAIRLETRWAVRLDDILEALNELRPKIVHFSGHGEAGAAGGICIVQNDGAPRLLSAEQLLDLFIPFVPSVQVVVLNSCHSESQALAISRIVDFTVGMRAGVGDGAARDFSGQFYSALAFGRPVDEAFQQAVAKLKIDHPAESNTPTLIQRPGAESQVGVVLRAPKESDFRSLASLLNSLYRGFFSSRSSDISLLASAATALEKSGGRGSGSASAGKQVLGGIEKDLKAVKALSAGLKEVLDRRKDSFHPLAIEKAQSILDQCAPYVQRGDDVLGNLRTPLQAMALLSRVRTEEAQLLPPDNASEIARTVSSYCRTCVSLSRTVSVEFGKFSEYVPDVLRSQLRFENWRYEKHE; this is translated from the coding sequence ATGCGGAAGTACGCCCGGGATAACCTCGGGAAGCGTCTCTTGGAGATTGAGAAGCACTTGAGGAAGGAGATCTCCGCCGCAGAGACCGAGGCCGAGAGCTCAAGAGAACTGCGAGAGAGCTTGGAATTTGCTCTCAAGGCGGCGACCTATGAGTCGGCCAGGGAGGTTGCTTCCGTCCTGAACCCTGTCTACGGGATAACCGACAATCCACTGACTCCGAACGACCCAAGGAGGGTCAAGCGGGACATCAAGATCGCTATCAAGCGAGCTGCGCGGAAGCTAGAGCGACCGGTCCTTGCCAAGCTTCGGTCGCATGGTGTTACCGAACGACCCCAGCAAGCCTATTTTCCCCGGATGATCGCTCTTATTCTGGAGGAGGCTGAGACCTTCTCTAGACGTCGTGATCAGGGAATTGACGTTAAGCCTAGAGAAAAGGCGAACATGATTCCTGCTAACACCACTGATCTCAGTATTCTGTTCTTGGCCGCCAACCCAGACCAGACTTCGCGTCTGCAGCTGGACGAGGAGGCGCGTCTCATCTTAAAGCGGATCCGCTCCGGTTCGCACAGGGACGCTATCAGGCTGGAAACAAGGTGGGCTGTCAGACTTGACGACATTCTCGAGGCTCTCAATGAACTCCGTCCGAAGATTGTTCACTTCAGCGGTCACGGTGAAGCGGGCGCAGCGGGCGGAATCTGTATCGTGCAGAACGATGGCGCACCGCGACTGCTATCAGCAGAGCAGCTGTTGGACCTGTTTATCCCATTCGTTCCAAGTGTTCAGGTAGTCGTTCTGAACTCTTGCCATTCGGAGTCACAGGCTCTGGCCATCTCTCGGATCGTGGATTTCACCGTAGGCATGAGGGCTGGAGTGGGTGATGGTGCGGCGCGCGACTTCTCAGGTCAGTTTTATAGCGCGCTTGCCTTTGGTAGGCCCGTCGATGAAGCTTTTCAGCAGGCGGTCGCCAAGTTGAAGATTGATCATCCTGCAGAGTCGAATACCCCCACACTAATCCAAAGGCCCGGTGCGGAGAGTCAAGTCGGTGTGGTCCTTAGGGCTCCAAAGGAATCCGACTTTCGGTCTCTTGCTTCTCTGCTGAATTCACTCTACAGAGGATTCTTTTCTTCTCGTTCTTCGGACATCTCGCTCTTGGCATCTGCGGCGACAGCGCTAGAGAAGAGCGGAGGGCGAGGAAGCGGGTCAGCGTCGGCTGGCAAGCAAGTCTTGGGTGGAATTGAGAAAGACCTGAAAGCGGTAAAGGCTCTGTCAGCAGGCCTCAAGGAAGTACTCGACCGCCGGAAGGATTCGTTTCATCCTCTGGCCATAGAGAAGGCGCAGTCGATACTCGACCAATGCGCTCCGTATGTCCAACGAGGAGACGATGTCCTCGGAAACCTTCGCACTCCTCTTCAGGCAATGGCTCTGCTCTCAAGGGTTCGCACGGAGGAGGCACAGTTGCTACCGCCGGACAACGCGAGTGAGATCGCGCGGACTGTTTCGAGCTACTGCAGGACGTGCGTCTCCTTATCGCGTACTGTCTCGGTGGAATTCGGAAAGTTCTCGGAGTACGTTCCCGACGTGCTCAGGTCGCAGCTCAGGTTCGAGAACTGGAGGTATGAGAAGCATGAATAG
- a CDS encoding PQQ-binding-like beta-propeller repeat protein, whose protein sequence is MKISPPRPLARARRAASSLSMAHLAVLTVLVLLLVVLLSSSPALAQPATSAATDPGWTQWRGPERDGSAPGAPWPDSLAGLEVSWQLEGLGPSYSGPIVAGDRVFITETVGGDTEVVRALDRATGKELWRASWPGKGSVPFFAAANGDWIRSTPAYDGQTLFVGGMNELFSAFDGATGELLWRIDFPQRFGTDVPSSGFSSSPLVDGQHVYVQAANSVVKLAKATGEVVWRSAVADGEMTSDGAFSSPVLTSLDGQRQLLVQSRSHLQGLDPESGEVLWQEEVPNFRGMNILTPTVYRTANQPDAVFTSSHRNGSRLYRVRAAEDGWSSEEEWTFKASGNMSSPVILDGHAYLHLGNGRFTCIDLATGESPWTTTPFGKYWSVAVRGDRLLALDERGELLLIHPTAKEFRLLDRRQVSEEEAWAHLAVAGDEVFVRSLHGMVAYRWPHGPSTDGTTEPRRGGGI, encoded by the coding sequence ATGAAGATCTCACCGCCGCGTCCCCTCGCCCGCGCTCGCCGCGCCGCATCATCCCTCTCGATGGCGCACCTCGCCGTGCTGACCGTGCTGGTCTTGCTGCTCGTCGTCCTCCTGTCGAGCAGCCCGGCGCTGGCTCAGCCTGCCACCTCCGCAGCCACCGATCCCGGCTGGACCCAATGGCGCGGTCCGGAGCGTGACGGCTCGGCCCCCGGCGCTCCCTGGCCGGATTCCCTGGCGGGGCTGGAGGTGAGCTGGCAGCTGGAGGGCTTGGGGCCCAGCTACTCCGGTCCCATCGTCGCCGGGGATCGGGTCTTCATCACCGAGACCGTCGGCGGCGACACCGAGGTGGTGCGCGCCCTGGACCGCGCCACCGGTAAGGAGCTGTGGCGGGCCTCCTGGCCGGGCAAGGGATCAGTCCCCTTCTTCGCCGCCGCCAACGGCGATTGGATCCGCTCGACCCCCGCCTACGACGGCCAAACCCTCTTCGTCGGCGGCATGAATGAGCTTTTCTCCGCCTTCGACGGCGCCACCGGCGAGCTCCTCTGGCGCATCGACTTCCCCCAACGCTTCGGCACCGACGTGCCCAGCTCCGGCTTCTCCAGCTCGCCGCTGGTGGACGGGCAGCACGTCTACGTCCAGGCCGCCAACTCGGTGGTGAAGCTGGCCAAGGCCACCGGCGAGGTGGTTTGGCGCAGCGCCGTGGCGGACGGCGAGATGACCTCCGACGGCGCTTTCTCCTCGCCGGTGCTGACCTCCCTCGACGGCCAGCGCCAGCTGCTGGTGCAGAGCCGCTCTCACCTTCAAGGCCTCGATCCGGAGAGCGGCGAGGTGCTGTGGCAGGAAGAAGTGCCCAACTTCCGCGGCATGAACATCCTCACCCCCACCGTCTACCGCACGGCCAACCAGCCCGACGCCGTCTTCACCTCCAGCCACCGCAACGGCTCGCGGCTCTACCGGGTGCGGGCGGCGGAGGACGGGTGGAGCAGTGAAGAGGAGTGGACCTTCAAGGCCAGCGGCAATATGTCGTCCCCGGTGATCCTCGACGGCCACGCCTACCTGCACCTGGGCAACGGCCGCTTCACCTGCATCGACCTGGCAACCGGCGAATCTCCGTGGACCACCACCCCCTTCGGCAAGTACTGGAGCGTGGCCGTCCGCGGCGACCGCCTCCTAGCCCTCGACGAGCGCGGCGAACTCCTCCTGATCCACCCCACCGCCAAAGAATTCCGCCTCCTCGACCGCCGCCAGGTCAGCGAAGAAGAAGCCTGGGCCCACCTCGCGGTCGCCGGCGACGAGGTCTTCGTGCGCAGCCTGCATGGGATGGTGGCGTATCGCTGGCCCCATGGGCCAAGCACGGATGGCACAACGGAGCCCCGGAGGGGCGGAGGCATCTAG
- the ileS gene encoding isoleucine--tRNA ligase: MSDTTQVADEKERKKRYKKSLNLPKTPFPMRANLAQNEPQSLKRWQKEDLYRQLMEARKEAEPFPFHDGPPYANGEIHVGHLLNKVLKDIVVRSRNMAGNYCPFVPGWDCHGLPIEHRVMIELVESGKMEKIAGLDEDTRRMAVRRECARYAEKYKKVQAAQLERLLTLADYDNPYMTMNPGYEASVLEVFGDLLEQGLVYRALKPVHWSIANETALAEAELEYKDRRDPSIYVHFDAEDSAAVAEAFGVDSGELSGLTPGFLIWTTTPWTLPANVLIAVHRSFQYSLVKVGDHATVIASDLVPTVAKVAGREDLEVLGQTTGDKLLGLRYGHPFVERAFSGNQGKIVEADYVTLEDGTGLVHTAPGHGQEDYVTGLKEGLEIYSPVRGDGTYDDTVPEWLRGLSVWDANPKIIEHLQESGHLYHHFEFSHSYPHDWRSKTPVIFRCTEQWFIGVDRPTERDGRSLREMALEATESKIRFVPAWGAKRLKGMLEARPDWCISRQRAWGLPIPAFRRPDGSTFLTTASVRAVAQVFVQKGSDAWFTADAATLLAHYDAAADPEAPEGLEVESLVKMYDIFDVWFESGSSWNAVMRRRGLGFPVKLYLEGSDQHRGWFQLSLLPGLGATGQPPFEALLTHGFMVDKDGKKMSKSLGNALQVEDLLQDFGADVCRWWVSSLAFENDIKVDLEYFEIAGESYRKVRNTLRFLLSNLHDFDPEKAATLEEIDAFSLDAWALERTAELRRKVLAAYDGYQFRQAHLLLFDFCNETLSAVYLNAVKDRLYCDRADSPRRRSTQSALWQISQVLVALLGPILPHTADEAWRALLGDDDACLHLATYPQLDYQADAGWAQVLAVREAVAKALEGSKARGIENPLDAGVTVPDADGALEPFAAELADVFGVSRVERSATATAVEVQDLREEPRCERSWRRDETVAQRSDGGWLSDRDAEAVGLG; encoded by the coding sequence ATGAGCGATACGACCCAGGTGGCGGACGAGAAAGAGCGCAAGAAGCGCTATAAGAAGAGTCTCAACCTGCCCAAGACCCCCTTCCCCATGCGCGCCAACCTGGCGCAGAACGAGCCCCAGAGCCTGAAGCGCTGGCAGAAGGAGGATCTCTACCGGCAGCTGATGGAGGCTCGCAAGGAGGCGGAGCCCTTCCCCTTCCACGACGGCCCGCCCTACGCCAACGGCGAGATCCACGTCGGCCACTTGCTCAACAAGGTGCTCAAGGACATCGTGGTGCGCAGCCGCAACATGGCGGGGAACTATTGCCCCTTCGTGCCCGGCTGGGATTGCCACGGACTGCCCATCGAGCATCGGGTGATGATCGAGCTGGTGGAGTCCGGAAAGATGGAGAAGATCGCCGGCCTGGACGAGGACACCCGGCGCATGGCGGTGCGGCGGGAGTGTGCCCGCTACGCCGAGAAGTATAAGAAGGTGCAGGCGGCGCAGCTGGAGCGGCTGCTGACCCTGGCGGATTACGACAATCCTTACATGACCATGAACCCCGGCTACGAAGCCTCGGTGCTGGAGGTTTTCGGCGATTTGCTGGAGCAGGGGTTGGTCTACCGCGCCTTGAAGCCGGTGCATTGGTCCATCGCCAACGAGACCGCCCTGGCGGAGGCGGAGCTGGAGTACAAGGATCGGCGGGATCCCTCCATCTACGTGCACTTCGACGCCGAGGATTCGGCGGCGGTGGCGGAGGCCTTCGGTGTCGATAGCGGCGAGCTCAGCGGGCTCACTCCGGGTTTCCTGATCTGGACTACCACCCCCTGGACCCTCCCCGCCAACGTGCTCATCGCCGTGCACCGCAGCTTCCAATATTCGCTGGTCAAGGTCGGCGACCACGCCACGGTCATCGCCAGCGACCTGGTGCCGACGGTGGCGAAGGTGGCCGGGCGGGAGGATCTGGAGGTGTTGGGTCAGACCACCGGCGACAAGCTCCTGGGGCTGCGCTATGGCCATCCCTTCGTCGAGCGTGCCTTCTCCGGCAATCAGGGGAAGATCGTCGAGGCCGACTACGTCACTCTGGAGGACGGCACCGGCCTGGTGCACACGGCCCCCGGGCACGGCCAGGAGGACTACGTCACCGGCCTCAAGGAAGGGCTGGAGATCTACTCGCCGGTGCGCGGCGACGGCACCTACGACGACACGGTGCCGGAGTGGCTCCGGGGGCTCTCGGTGTGGGACGCCAATCCCAAGATCATCGAGCACCTGCAGGAGAGCGGCCACCTCTACCACCACTTCGAGTTCAGCCACTCCTATCCCCACGACTGGCGTTCCAAGACGCCGGTGATCTTCCGCTGCACGGAGCAGTGGTTCATCGGCGTCGATCGGCCCACGGAGCGGGACGGCCGATCCCTGCGGGAGATGGCCCTGGAGGCGACGGAGTCGAAGATCCGCTTCGTCCCCGCCTGGGGCGCCAAGCGCCTCAAGGGCATGCTCGAGGCGCGGCCGGATTGGTGCATCTCGCGGCAGCGGGCCTGGGGCCTCCCCATCCCCGCCTTCCGCCGTCCCGACGGCTCGACCTTCCTCACCACCGCCTCGGTGCGGGCGGTGGCGCAGGTCTTCGTGCAGAAGGGCAGCGACGCCTGGTTCACTGCCGATGCGGCGACGCTGCTGGCGCACTATGACGCCGCGGCGGATCCAGAGGCGCCGGAGGGTCTGGAGGTCGAGAGCCTGGTCAAGATGTACGACATCTTCGACGTCTGGTTCGAGTCCGGCTCGTCGTGGAACGCGGTGATGCGCCGCCGCGGCCTGGGCTTCCCGGTGAAGCTCTACCTGGAAGGCTCAGACCAGCACCGCGGCTGGTTCCAGCTCTCGCTACTCCCGGGCCTGGGAGCCACCGGTCAGCCGCCCTTCGAAGCGCTGCTGACCCACGGCTTCATGGTCGACAAGGACGGCAAGAAGATGAGCAAATCCCTGGGCAACGCCCTCCAGGTGGAGGATCTGCTGCAGGATTTCGGCGCCGACGTCTGCCGCTGGTGGGTCAGCTCCCTGGCCTTCGAGAACGACATCAAGGTCGACCTGGAGTATTTCGAGATCGCCGGTGAGTCCTACCGCAAGGTGCGCAACACGCTGCGCTTCCTGCTCTCGAACCTCCACGACTTCGACCCGGAGAAGGCGGCGACCTTGGAGGAGATCGACGCCTTCTCTCTCGACGCCTGGGCGCTGGAGCGCACGGCGGAGCTGCGGCGCAAGGTGCTGGCGGCCTACGACGGCTATCAATTCCGCCAGGCCCACCTGCTGCTCTTCGATTTCTGCAACGAGACCCTCTCCGCGGTGTACCTCAACGCGGTGAAGGATCGCCTGTACTGCGACCGCGCCGACTCCCCCCGGCGGCGGTCCACCCAAAGCGCGCTGTGGCAGATCTCCCAGGTGCTGGTGGCGCTCCTCGGGCCGATCCTCCCCCACACCGCCGACGAGGCCTGGCGGGCGCTCTTGGGAGACGACGACGCCTGCCTGCACCTGGCGACCTATCCGCAGCTCGACTACCAGGCCGACGCCGGCTGGGCGCAGGTGCTCGCCGTGCGCGAGGCCGTAGCCAAGGCCCTCGAAGGCTCCAAGGCCCGGGGCATCGAGAATCCCCTCGACGCCGGCGTCACCGTGCCCGACGCCGACGGCGCCCTGGAACCCTTCGCGGCGGAGCTGGCGGACGTCTTCGGCGTCTCCCGAGTCGAGCGCTCGGCGACGGCGACGGCGGTGGAGGTCCAGGACCTCCGGGAGGAGCCCCGCTGCGAGCGCTCCTGGCGCCGGGACGAAACCGTCGCCCAGCGCAGCGACGGCGGCTGGCTCAGCGACCGCGATGCGGAGGCGGTGGGGTTGGGGTGA